The DNA window TAGATATAAATTGGATCATATAGTTATAGCACGATTAATTTTAGAACTATTTTAATTATTTACATGCTTTCTTATTTAAGAATACATGTTTACAAGTCAAATAGTCACATTCAAACTAGTATGCAGTTCTTAAATTTTCCACTATCTAAAAAAGAAATAGCAGTAGCAATTGAATAAATTCAATTCCAATATCAAACCAACTGACTCAACTCATTATTTATAGGACTCATAGAAacaaggagaaagaaagaaagaattgtataaaaatacaagaaacaaacttaggtaaatattttaaacttaatGTCAGAATTGTGCTGAACTCATATAGATTAAGAATTAGTTGTTCATTTATTTCCAGGAATTTTAACTATATTATAGAATCTTTCCATTGCATTGATAACAGGAATCAAGGAGAAAGATGATCTGGACAGATCAGGGGACACAAGCAACCAAATGCAGACAAgcaatcaaaatttcaattaGGTGCATGCTGGATGCATTGTAAAAATAAAACTAGAACTAGCACTCCAAGAATGTAAATCAATCAGTTGTGCATATATGTAtgctttctatttttttagactAGCCCATTTCTCCATGTGTCCTTTTCCTCTCAATCCTGGACAATCAGCTCAAGAAAAAAATGCTCATAGGAAGCAAAGAAGCTCTTGTCCAGAACCATACATAATCATATCCCATTAATTGGTCTTACATATAAATCAAACTAGAAGAAAATCATGTTTAGCTACTACTTCTAATTTGACATGAGGGACTAATCATTTTTATACAATTTATTGTTGCAGCAAAAGTGCATcactatatatttatagcaGACTTGGTTATGAAAATGTCAGACAATCTGCATGATAATACTAAAATGTTGGAAACTCAATGAtgcatttcaaaattttcaataacTTGTGCTCTTTACAGATCTAATAAAATTAGTCTAAGGTGGTCACCGAAGAGTAAAAATACCAAACTAGATTCCACATAGCATATATAGCATCTGCAGACTTTTAGCATAAGAAGGCCATGGATGCTTCAAGAGATTCAGTCACTGTCATCAAAATAACATGTGTTAATTCTGATTCAGAGAAGGTCAATAGCATGCTAGCAAGGCTGAACATTGCATCACAAAGGCTTCTCCTCATCTTCTACTCTGTGTCATGAGGAACTTGTACCACACAGATCCAAATCGGAACATCGCATAGCACAAATCCCCGCAGGAAACAACTAAAATACCCTAAACAAATGGGAAAAACTCACAGAAGGGGCTCACCGTGACAACTCACACCACACAACTCGAAATTGAAACATTGCATAGCACAAATCCCCgcaaaaaaactaaaataccctaaataaaagggaaaaactCACACAAGGAGATCACCATGTCATATTTGAATAAGAAACAAGGGGATTTACCGAGTTACATTCGAAAATCGAACACATCACATATCCAAATCGAAACAACTAAAACCTTGCAGCACACAAGGAGACGACGACAAGCTCGGatcgaggacgacgaggacaCAAAACACACTACACAACGACTATGAGACTCACCGGAGAAAGAAAGAACGATATTACCAGCGAATCGTCGATGACTCCCACAAATCAGCGTCAGAAACCCACCACTACAAAATACAAATAGTCGACGCGTCGATGAACAAAGCAGTAAACAAGCGGGAACTAAATTCactggagaagaggagaaggagatcaCCGGCGAATCGATGTTGTGTCGCCTTCCACAATCGCCGCATCGCGTGGGACGATGAGAGCAAGAAATTTTCTCGCCCTGTAtgctcactctctctctctcacagacACAGTCACTCAGTCTCTCTCTGTCAACAGTGCAAGTGGGTCCCATGGTAGACCAAAAGTCCAAGCTATACACCCGAAGCAATTGTCCAAGCCCAAAGCAAATTCAGAACCAAAAGCCCACACAGAATAAATAGCCCACAGACCCAACTAGCAAAGGCCCTACCAGCTTGCACGAATCTCAAATAAATCAAACGGCCAACAAAACGAATGATCCAGCTATAGAAAATCAGTCGACAGCCATATAGCCATCCCGATGTTGGGGGGCGGGGCATTAATCGGTTTATTTCGACTCCTCTTTGGAGGTGGATTTTTTCTCAAATTCGTAGCAGTCGACTGATACAATTGCTATGTTCGGTCTTTGTTTTCACATGGTTCGATTTTATCCTCGCATGGAGCTGCTCTAAGGATAAGCCTGTCGTAGGAGAACCGCCACTGAACTCTGGTTGGGGTGCTGTGCACGGCCTGCTTTTCAGGTATTTGACCGAGCAGGACAGGAAAACGAGTTGGGCCTTGACGTCAGTTCGTGGTGAGGAAAAAGCACCAAAGGTCTCTTAACTTGTCAGCGAGATAAAAAAACAtcctccaaccgcaaaaccagatatgctgggtcccttaactatacaaaaccggtcacccgaggtcctaGGGCAGTATTGACGCTGgatttgtcctacgtggcggctgagtcagcgtgggacccacatgggtcccacatgccatgatgccacgtaggacaatctcttcccctcttctctcccttccactctctctctctctctcactttggCCGATGACGGGCGATGTGGCGGCGGCTTGGTGCGGCACCGACTTGgtgcgggagaggaggtccggcgaCTGGCAAGGGAGAAGAGCAGTGGTGAGGCGGGAACATGCTGGGGAGAAGAGCGGTGGCGGCCTTCTCCatgcgcgggcggcgggggagcaGCTGGAGGTCCGTCGAGGTGAGGCGGCAACGCACGGTGGCGCGGGCggtgcggcggaggggagggccggCGTAGCCGGCGACTGGCGAGGGAGGAGCCCAACGGAGAGGAGAACCGAGGAATTCTGGACACCGGGATTCTGCCtgtagacccccgtttctataacaggaatcattcgtgtaaacagtaccatttccctggatcaagtagtctggtacacacgagttcatagctgaaataccaaaagcacatacacgagagtctagtgctaattattacatcataaacccgcaggcattctcttaaatcatcgaaccgagcggtccggaatacatccaaaagcagaaatagatgaggcagcggaattcaggcagcggcatgccattgccacaggcaacgaccgtaactaagacctactgagtgccatcgtcttcatctccctcctggtagtaggcatagggatcctccgaagcttcatctcccacttctgattaattttatatttgcaagggtgagtaccaaccgtactcagcaagccaccacagcaagaaatgcacatgataggggtattcaaaggatagctatggttcctttgcgcaaagccagtttcgTAATTcctttcgcaagcctaagacctagcacagactaaccaaattttagtaccagcgttcatattaaacaatgacggttctgtccaccatccattgtgatcccaaggatagcttcccgccatcgagtcgttatggttttctgaggacgtccacattcccacctctcaggaagtggctccatcagcataaaaaatcatcatgcaatatcccatcccacacaggttaagaatttagagtctagccaagtgtaatacatgtcccggtgctcaataaccgcgagcacggctattcgaatagatttggtttactcacactgcagtggatgtacactttacccgcactccgcaactgcccaacacatgagcctcgtcccaacacatgagacgcgtcacggcaaagcttttcgataacctcgcattggcagtacccgctccatgaacttaaatcctcatgcactctaggtgtccatgtttctagcagtgagaggagttctggcgctcccgggaaagagaagtctcacacacatattaaattatagttcaagttaagttctctctctcacacactcatggcagtcctaccaatggcgacaccgatgtagggcacgcctctcggccctacctcaacggctgtcccatcgtagcgcacctgcctcactcaggggtgaaccatctatgcagggatactgcctccgctcggctatctaatccgttaggtctatacccattcgagaagtgcggttgtacgggggtcgtttcatgcttaacttcatggctcggtccttaattgaccggggacggtactagccttttctagataccacccaaatcctccgtccgccccagtcgaaaacagttgtttagttttatttctcctttcacaaatcatgtcatcaatatcatggcaatgtggcgctcatgtctccacatgccgcatctcaattaccttcccaaaggtaattgcccaagcatatagcatttgataaatatgagtatgcataattctagaatagcattcctaagcaattgtcataattgactagggactcatacgtaaacatggttacgaaggaatgaggggtaaacaataatcaaggcatggcataatcacaagtaggatgttcatcattgcatgcaattttatttgtaaacaaaataatttcgcaattgggatcaacatgttcaaagaatagtgatgacttgccttgctcaaagtcttgcgggtcttggccttcacttggatccgcaactctctcgggctctacaagtacgtgcgaagaatcgattttgaattcggttagaattcaagtaaaatccaaataaatccaaatggaagtcgaacgcgaaagtcgattcttttatattaactttactattcgcggactagggcaaacccaatttcgatttatatatcctaagctattttgcgggtgtaaatatttggttagcataagtttttgattgaatctacccgagtattatattcatatatttggttagaaatttctattgcgagctaaacatcggacggaatcctaaaattatcttataatattatacgatttaatttagtctatgactaaatgattaaatataatatacgtctaaaattcctagtgattaaatccgaatttctatcgtgaatcgatttcttatagagattacccaaatataatttataatagcctataagaattcatctaattaattatatctaaatcactaccgcgaattgatcatttgtagagatcattaaaacaatctacaataatctatataattcacctaattgtttagtttttaaatacatctatgattatagcattattttgcaaatactatattttcgttaatcctatacttaaattctaatatttttaagtgtcctaaatttctcctaatttttcctacttatttccttctcttttccccctttttcttttccttttcttttcttttctttttctcttcttttcttttctctctccctcttctctcttttctctcttcctctttttccttcttttctctttctcttccttctctctctctcggctctccctcctacccgagcggcagcggcggtaggcgcgagggggaagaagggcggctcactgacggcggcagcggcgacgacggcggtggcggcgacggcggtgcgacgacggcgcacggcggcaaCGCACGGCGGGGCGgttccggggcgacggcgcggcggttgcgaaggtggcggcgcggcggcacgacaacggcggcggcgcacggcggctgcgacggcggcggggaacaCGGCACGGccaaggcgcggcgcggcgcggcggcttcgtggcggcggtgtggcgactcgatgcgacggcgcggcggcgtggaggcgacggcgtggtggagcgggtagaggagaggaggtgaggatggagggaaagaggggaaatagtggggtttatataggagaggggaagagataaggggggagagaggggagacgcgacggcggcgtggggcgcgaggtgggggcgcgcggcgcgaggcgacgggacggcgcgcggcgcggcgcggggcgcggagcagagacggcgacggctcggcagcgacgacgcgacggcgggcggcagcagcggcgatgggacggcgcgacgggatggcggcgagcgacgcgtgacggcacgggcgcggggcgcgaggcggcggcacggttctcgggatgacgcgacgggcggcagcggcgacgttggcgcggcgcggcaggggcggcacggcgctcggggcggcgacgggacgcacggcgacgggacgtcgacggcggcggcaacagcggcggcgcgcggctcggggcgggacgcgacgggcagtgacgcgacggtagcgcggcgcgggacgagcgcgcggcgcggcgacgggatgggcgcgtggcggcaggcgggcgcgcgcgcggggcgcgaggcggcggcacgcggcgcgaggccgacggcgacgcgacggcgatgatggcgacggcggcgcggcgcgcgggcgagcggcacataggcgggcggcgcgcggcgagcggcgcgcgcggcaggggagggggcggggctagggtgcaatgaacagtgacttttctatttatcccgattttagtgtattttccatataaatttgattcaacaattcctaatttttgcatatatgcattttactcaatatttgtgttatctcaactaatgaattcaccgtagattaatattactcatattttatttttatttaatctatttgaatttttaattagggttaactcttattccatcgtattttaattgatccaaatatggtcgcgataatattttatttattcctatccacacctaatctttattttagtttatatttattttaccaacttgtttttatggtttactcacggttagtaaacttcgagatcaaatccaaataaaataagcgaataggatcggcatgatgcaattaattttttttaaagtttttgaaaatccgtatttttagagtttagatttttgtcggtcgaattttcagggtgttacactgCCCCACGTTGTAGAATGGCTAATGCTGGGAGTTGGAGCTGCTGGCGAAGTTGGCCTAGTTGCGGTTGGGTTGGAACGCCAAGTATTGCATTGGCTGGTTCAccacgcccgcgccgccgggcGGGAGCATCCACACGGTCACCGGTGACATCACCTGCTTGCCGCCGTCACTGGCTGCCGGCATGGCGATGAACGGGATTGTGCTGCCTCCAGCGGCTGTGGGTGCTGTTGCGGATGAGGTGGGGGCGAGGCCGCTGGATATTGAGATCGAGCCGCTGCCATTGGCTTGGAGGAGGGGGGCAGCGACAAAGGGGTAGTAGACCGCGGGGGAGGAGCCATGGCCAGCGCCTCCACCGAGTCGTcggtcgccgcgcgcgtcggcTGGAGCTTGCTACGCCGCTTTGGGGTGGGCTCATCGCCGCGGgcagccgccgcgacggcggagggCGACTCGGTGGGGATGCGGAGGATGCCATCGACAGTGGTGGTGATCGCGGGCACGGTGCCCATCCCCGTGGCGGTGACGATGGCAGGCTCCGACTGCTGCATGAACCAGCGGATGGTCTCGCTGTCGGACTTGTGCCCTAGCTCGCGGGTGAGCCAGCGGATGGTCTCGCAGTCCAACTTGTCACCTgagttggcgccgccgccgccgccgccgccgcatcgccgccttGCTCTCCTTCCCAcccgtcgggcggcggcggcggcctgcccAAAGCGGCGGAAGGAGATGAGGAGGCTGCCTAGAgaaagagatgaggaagggagagaagaggggaaagagggagaggaggctaaCGTGGATAAccctaacatgtgggccccacgtgggttccacgctgactcagctgccaccgaaggacctcgggtgaccggttttgtatagttaaggacCCTGCATACtagttttgcggttcgaggatgtttttATATcccgatgataagttgagggacctttggtacTTTTTTCTTAGTGGTGACAATTGTAGCTCATGGGCCGAGCTCTCAGTTACCGGACGCAAATAATTTAGCACCGtttgtaagagtggcaaatagttaattattccgaCGGCTATTGGTTCGGGCCAAGGCCATTTGGCACGCTTGCTCTGCTTGTTATCAAGATCAAATACAGTATATCACGAAAAGCTCTTACTCTCTAAATCGAAGTATATAACTGAAGACCATTGTGCTGTTACCTCAGGCTGGTCTCCAAGATTCAAATGCCTCTTTTGATGTATATTTCAGCTAGTActattttttagcacatatcaTGCGTACTGTCTCTGCTTACGGatacaaaagttcaaactcTCCATGCTCCCGTGATAATGATATCCCTCGTAGGTATCTTATCACAACACTAACATGAGTACGGTAGTTTTCTATACTGTCACTTGTCGTATACTAGTTGTATAGTCGGCAGTAAAACTCCTCGGGGGGGCCTGAAGAAGCACGAGGCAGACACAGCAGCAGTGGAAATAAACAGCGGTTCTGATAACAACGTGGGCCTCTGATACTCTGCAGGTGACGCAAACGGATTCAAATTCTGCTGGGAAAAAGGAATCATGGCAAAGAGACAAAAGCGGAAGAAACGCGGGAGCAAACAAACGGCTTCGACCAGTACCACTGCTATTTCGCGCATCTCATCTCAACCTTGTCGTGTTCCTGTTTTGAACTCCCTCAACGTTCAAACACTGGTTCCCCCAGATCAAGAGTGATATTCAGTGTATCAGACATAGTAGTGGTACTGTCTGCTTTGCGGTACCAGGAACGCTTGTACGGTGTGATTTTGGCATACTTGCATGATTGTGCAATGCACATCGGAACTTCGGATAGATGAAGAGCTGGATGCTTGTAATCTAAACGAACTGATCTGTTCTAATCTGGCAAGATCATGTCAAGAACAATCCGAAGCCAAGAATTACAATGTTGTTCTTTCACCCCAATATTTGCGGTATCATACATTGTTCAGGTTCAGGGCAGGATTCCCGCCATGGCAATTCTTGGCTCCCCTCACCTCCTTGCACACCCTCTCCAGCATCCCCAGGAAGTCCCTGACGATGACGAAGATCCTGAGCGGGCTCGCCTCGTCCTTGCCGACGTCGCCATGGTAGTACTCGGTGATCTCCCTGACGTGCGCCAgcacccgccgctcgccgtcctccAGCTCCCGGATCACCTCGCCGGCGTGGGCGACGAACGGCGCCATGAACGCCACGAAGCACTGGTTCCTCTCGTCGCCGGACAGGTCGCTCCCGACCAGTTCCTTGATCCGGGACAGGCCGTGCGACAGGCCGGACACCGAGGTGGTGAGCACGTCCAGGTCCACGGTCGCCGTCTTCCTGACGTTGGTGAGCTCGGCGCCGAGCCCCGCGGCGATgtccgccgcctcggcggcgcgcgACCGGGTCATCTCCTGCACCACGAAGTGCAGTAGCGTGGTCTTCCCGTCGGTGCCCTTGACGTCGGCGAGCTTGAGCAGCGCGTCGAGCTTGaacgccatggcgccgccgcgggcagTCCCGACGTTCATCCGGTTCCCGGTCTTGAGCACGGCCTCCAGCAGCTTCAGGAACAGCTTGCTGGACATCAGCTCCCTGCACGCCTCCTTCCAGACACCAAGAACGACACGCCATTTCCAAACTCAGAATCTTAATAGTATAATCACAAAGCTGCAGAATCAGTAAGACCGCCATTGCGACGAACACCCCAAGATTCACCTCGAGCATCTCGAACGACTTCCTGATGTGGCCGACCTCGTCGGCGAAGGTCTCCCGGTACAGCATCGCCTCCACTCGCGCAAACGCGCACGGTATCGTGAGCACCACCTTGAGCAGCCTCTCCGCCGGGACGaggccgtcgacgtcgccgtcgtagGCGGACAGCTTGTCGGCCTCGTCCTTGGCCGGCGCCATCTTGATGAGCGCCTCCAGCTGCTGCGCCGACAGGCCGTTCCCTGCAACCAATCCATCCAAaccaagagaaagaaagaaaaaactcaaattaAACACACACACCAACTGTGCCGTGCAGGACGGTGTTGATTCGTGCTCGATCGTGCCGTGCGGTTTGGTTACCGTGCAGCAGGGCGGCGAAGATCTGCTCGGCGGTGGCGCTGACGGCCTTCATCAGGATGGTGAAGTTCTGCAGCCTCTTGGTGTCGAGGACGTGGTGGCCGAGCGAGGGGCTCCGGCTCTGCACCTCCTCGTGCTTCGTCGAACACTTCGCGTTGTACCCGAACAGCGACTCGATCATCTTCTCGTCCAGCCTGCGAATCAGACATGGTTTGATCAGCGTGTGGCGCGAAAACGTGTACGCTCGTGTGGTCGAAGTGTCGAACACCTCGAGCTCGTTCGTAGTCGTAGGGGAGATGGGGTGGGTTTTGGGTCTACGTACTCGAACGAGCTCGATCGGATCCTGTCCCACACCATCCGCCGGTTGGGCGCGGCGCGCACCTTGTCCCAGTGCAGCGGCTTCAGCTTCGGCAGCGGCGCGCCGTTCTTCCCGACCGCCGGCGCCCACGGCCTGAacagaggaggcggcgcgggcgccggcgggagGATCGGGCCGCCGCTGCTCTGCTGTTTCGGTGcgagcagtggcggtggcggcggaggcggaggcggaggcggtgggggAACGGCCGGTCCACAGCTTGTCTTGACATCCTGCTGCTGTGTtactgccggcggcggtggcggcggcggcggaggaggaggaggaggaggtggcggcggcggaggaggaggaggaggcggcctcATATTGCCTGATTCTGCCTCGTCTTCCTTCGcgtgccccgcgccgccgctctgcgCTTCTGGAAACCTCAGGGAATGGACGGCTCGCCGGACTTCATGATCCTTGACCACCGATGTCGACACCGATGTCAAGTCCGAAACCGACGAGCTCGGGGAGTGGGCGCGAGACGATCGCTCCCTGTTGCTCGGCGTGCGCGGGCACTGCGGCGAATAAGGGCTCGCAGCCTTGTTCTTCTCTGAGGGCGTCACAGGGGCGGAGCTCCGTCGTCTTGACCGGccggatggcgatggcgacacgCCATTGCTCCCCGGCTTCGTGTCCCGGAGCTCGGAGTAGGAGAAGTGCGACGAGTGGAAGCAGCACGAGGAATGGACGgagtcggcgccgtcgtcggacAGGGCAACTCCGctgtcctcctcctcgcacctGGGCTCTTCCTTCGGCCCGGCCAACTCCGGCGCCGTCTTcacaacaccgccgccgccgccatggtcggCCTCGACGTACGGCTTGACGGCGTCCAGGTAGAACACGTCGGGGCCAGGATCGAAGCTCACCTTGTTTGTCCCGCTCTGGTCAGCGCCCGGCATGGCCCTCCTCTGGAACCTCCTGCACGCCAGGAACAccacgaggacgacgaggagcaccgccgccgcgccggacagcgcggcgcccgcggcgacCACGACAAGCGGCGTGCTCTTCTTCCCTTCCCGCTCGCTGCGCCGTCTGTGCGCCGCGGTGGCGTTCCCCCTCCTGTGCCCGAGCCCGACTCTACCGGGCACCGGGTCCGGGAGCCGCGCGTTCTtgtgcagcagcggcggcggcaggtgggcacgagccggagccggagccggagccggcgccggcgccgaagaGACACCACCTCCATGCCCATGCCCATGCCGCCTATCCCGCTCGCCCAGAGCGTTGGCACCAAGCAACAACCTCACCTTCTCATcgtcaccatcaccatcaccatcgtctctcctcttctcgccattgctgccgccgccgatcgaGAAGTGGAGAACAGTGGATGACACGATCAAGAGGAGGCAGAGGAGGGTGATTCCTCTGGCTGAACTGGACATGGCTGATGCATGCAGGCATCAAACCATTTCAAGGATGGAGGATGGAGAGATTCTTTGGCTCAGGGTCAGGGAGAGAGAGGACGTGGGAGAAGGAGAAGCAAAAGCTGAAACTGGAGAAAGCTGCGAGATCCAAGGGGATGGCCGATCGGCGGGCAGGCACGTACACACGGGGGCAGCTCAAACGTAGAGCTAGCTAGGCTTCAATGCCACTCCAAGGAATCCCACGGCAATGGCAGGTCCGTGCAGCAGAGCGGCGAGTCAGTGACGGCATTGTTGCATGTATGTACCTGTGTATATGCTTTGCGTCACCGCCTCCATACGCACCTGCCCCATTGGGTTTTGACCTTGAGCTTGACCTGCTGTATcaaacttcctttttttttctctcttgggCAATTACTCCTCTTTTTAATTTAGTGTTCCGAAATTTCCGAAACACGGGAATACTTGGCACCTCAAATCCT is part of the Oryza glaberrima chromosome 4, OglaRS2, whole genome shotgun sequence genome and encodes:
- the LOC127770864 gene encoding transcription factor PCF2-like, with protein sequence MESSLLISFRRFGQAAAAARRVGRRARRRCGGGGGGGANSGDKLDCETIRWLTRELGHKSDSETIRWFMQQSEPAIVTATGMGTVPAITTTVDGILRIPTESPSAVAAAARGDEPTPKRRSKLQPTRAATDDSVEALAMAPPPRSTTPLSLPPSSKPMAAARSQYPAASPPPHPQQHPQPLEAAQSRSSPCRQPVTAASR
- the LOC127769309 gene encoding formin-like protein 2 — encoded protein: MSSSARGITLLCLLLIVSSTVLHFSIGGGSNGEKRRDDGDGDGDDEKVRLLLGANALGERDRRHGHGHGGGVSSAPAPAPAPAPARAHLPPPLLHKNARLPDPVPGRVGLGHRRGNATAAHRRRSEREGKKSTPLVVVAAGAALSGAAAVLLVVLVVFLACRRFQRRAMPGADQSGTNKVSFDPGPDVFYLDAVKPYVEADHGGGGGVVKTAPELAGPKEEPRCEEEDSGVALSDDGADSVHSSCCFHSSHFSYSELRDTKPGSNGVSPSPSGRSRRRSSAPVTPSEKNKAASPYSPQCPRTPSNRERSSRAHSPSSSVSDLTSVSTSVVKDHEVRRAVHSLRFPEAQSGGAGHAKEDEAESGNMRPPPPPPPPPPPPPPPPPPPPPPPPAVTQQQDVKTSCGPAVPPPPPPPPPPPPPLLAPKQQSSGGPILPPAPAPPPLFRPWAPAVGKNGAPLPKLKPLHWDKVRAAPNRRMVWDRIRSSSFELDEKMIESLFGYNAKCSTKHEEVQSRSPSLGHHVLDTKRLQNFTILMKAVSATAEQIFAALLHGNGLSAQQLEALIKMAPAKDEADKLSAYDGDVDGLVPAERLLKVVLTIPCAFARVEAMLYRETFADEVGHIRKSFEMLEEACRELMSSKLFLKLLEAVLKTGNRMNVGTARGGAMAFKLDALLKLADVKGTDGKTTLLHFVVQEMTRSRAAEAADIAAGLGAELTNVRKTATVDLDVLTTSVSGLSHGLSRIKELVGSDLSGDERNQCFVAFMAPFVAHAGEVIRELEDGERRVLAHVREITEYYHGDVGKDEASPLRIFVIVRDFLGMLERVCKEVRGAKNCHGGNPALNLNNV